In Sphingobacterium thalpophilum, a genomic segment contains:
- a CDS encoding carboxypeptidase-like regulatory domain-containing protein: MKIYLFLILLLTTTIVIGQSKGKVLGTVFSQNAEPLEKATVTILNSKDSSVVSYLLTDTKGKFEFVKIQTGTALTLFISHVNANPFRQEFNIPNGENYDFTLLKLDSKSLDEVVVNIVPPVRMNKDTLEYNTNFFKTRPNANVEELLKELPGLQVNMDGSIYYQGKEVSKVKVNEKDFFSSDLRIATRNLDASLIKTVQVYRDKGETKKDNEDKDKLPITINLKFKKDFLRASFGKLYGSAGTRSRYEAGGLFNTFKDTLQLSLIGFGNNINRQSFDYNELNQEAGLGRSENYGFDNFGGRNYSGKANDIGLGFNLNNDWGKKTKLNIMYMLKYNKAENQNTGNQISLFDQEKQYSESNYQQQERSVGHNIKTLLRHRMDTTAYFEFTPSLGINTKNSSTLGRNRSYTDLKKLNDATGTGGNNENTLNYSHGFYIEKQLHKNHIVSFRNTVSINTNEKTDSSFQLTNIYDTANPQTSLWHKNLTQNNSNNLYFSAAYYNKTIKKLNFDYYFTYVTNRQGPQESVYINRDSTGEVHAAPYENSYRYKYQDYITGIIFYWRPTKDFNVKFGTAYQVKANHFDLLKINSVEKSSLGYWLPNINIRYKDLNLGWYKDLESPELYGIQQLVMDLNPLYTRKTSFIFNNIEKQNVSISYYKYTSKLQFNVNGNINYVNNSIGSRSWRNNNTGQMTTQMFLAGSKYNYSAYTYLRYNLKANKNWSFYLSQNNNIYTYENYSSINDVDNKGTNIGINASQQFSATWKNMVTISPQYTYSWNKT; encoded by the coding sequence ATGAAAATTTACTTATTTTTAATTTTATTACTAACCACAACTATAGTTATAGGCCAATCGAAGGGAAAAGTTCTCGGGACGGTATTTTCTCAAAACGCGGAACCATTAGAAAAAGCAACTGTAACGATTCTCAATTCAAAAGACTCTTCCGTGGTTTCCTATCTCCTTACTGATACAAAAGGTAAGTTTGAATTTGTTAAAATTCAAACAGGCACCGCACTAACACTTTTTATTTCACATGTCAATGCAAATCCCTTTCGTCAAGAATTCAATATTCCTAACGGAGAAAATTATGATTTCACTCTATTAAAGCTCGATTCCAAAAGTCTCGATGAAGTAGTCGTCAATATCGTTCCCCCCGTGCGGATGAATAAAGATACGTTAGAATATAACACCAACTTCTTCAAAACTCGCCCCAACGCCAACGTAGAGGAATTGCTCAAAGAACTACCTGGTCTGCAGGTCAATATGGATGGTTCGATTTACTATCAAGGAAAAGAGGTTTCAAAAGTAAAAGTAAATGAAAAGGATTTCTTTTCGAGTGATCTCCGTATTGCTACACGAAACCTGGACGCTTCGCTTATTAAAACTGTACAGGTGTACCGTGATAAGGGTGAAACAAAAAAGGATAATGAAGACAAAGATAAACTGCCGATCACGATTAATTTAAAATTTAAGAAAGATTTCCTCAGAGCGAGCTTCGGTAAGCTCTATGGCAGTGCCGGTACCCGGAGTAGATATGAGGCTGGCGGTTTATTCAATACATTTAAGGATACACTCCAGCTGAGTTTAATCGGTTTCGGAAATAACATTAACCGCCAAAGTTTTGACTACAATGAATTGAACCAAGAAGCTGGGCTTGGTCGTTCCGAAAATTATGGTTTTGATAATTTTGGAGGTAGAAACTATTCAGGTAAAGCCAACGATATAGGCTTAGGATTTAACCTCAACAATGACTGGGGAAAGAAAACCAAGTTGAATATCATGTATATGCTGAAATATAATAAAGCCGAAAATCAGAATACAGGCAATCAAATTTCTTTATTCGACCAGGAAAAACAATATTCAGAATCCAATTACCAACAACAGGAGAGATCTGTAGGGCATAATATCAAAACCCTGCTCCGTCATCGCATGGACACCACAGCCTACTTTGAATTTACACCGAGTTTGGGTATCAATACAAAAAACAGCTCAACCTTAGGAAGGAACCGCTCCTATACGGATCTCAAAAAACTAAATGACGCAACAGGTACAGGAGGAAATAATGAAAATACACTAAACTATTCACATGGTTTCTATATCGAAAAACAACTCCATAAAAATCATATTGTATCGTTTAGAAATACGGTTTCCATCAATACCAATGAAAAGACCGACAGCTCTTTCCAGCTTACCAATATTTACGATACAGCGAATCCTCAAACTAGTCTATGGCATAAAAACCTAACACAAAATAATTCCAACAATCTCTATTTTAGTGCTGCCTATTACAATAAAACTATTAAAAAACTCAACTTTGATTATTATTTTACCTATGTCACCAACCGGCAGGGACCACAGGAGAGTGTGTACATCAACCGCGACAGTACTGGAGAAGTACATGCCGCTCCCTATGAAAATAGTTACCGTTACAAATACCAGGATTATATTACGGGGATTATATTTTACTGGAGACCAACCAAAGATTTCAACGTAAAATTTGGAACAGCCTATCAAGTAAAGGCAAATCATTTTGATTTACTTAAAATCAATTCGGTCGAGAAATCATCTTTAGGCTACTGGCTTCCCAATATTAACATCCGTTATAAAGATCTAAACCTCGGCTGGTACAAAGATCTCGAGTCTCCCGAACTCTACGGAATTCAACAGCTCGTCATGGATCTAAATCCATTGTATACGCGAAAGACATCTTTTATATTCAACAATATCGAAAAACAGAATGTTAGTATATCCTACTATAAGTATACCTCGAAATTGCAGTTTAATGTCAATGGGAATATCAATTATGTCAATAACAGCATCGGGAGCCGTAGCTGGCGAAACAACAATACAGGACAAATGACCACCCAGATGTTTCTTGCTGGCTCAAAATATAACTATAGTGCCTATACTTACCTGAGATACAACCTAAAAGCTAATAAAAATTGGTCATTCTATCTATCGCAAAACAACAATATCTACACCTATGAAAATTATAGTTCCATCAATGATGTTGATAATAAAGGGACCAATATAGGGATTAATGCCAGCCAACAATTTTCCGCGACGTGGAAAAACATGGTGACGATATCACCACAGTACACTTATTCTTGGAACAAAACATAA
- a CDS encoding tetratricopeptide repeat protein, whose amino-acid sequence MDDQTLDRIDQLSEEGNIQCDEGNYQEAIRVWTEALDLVPSPQNVHAESLWLEASIGDAFFLMDDFRNALSHFEKAKQNIIENAYENPFIMLRLGQCYLEDNNSESAQEYLLRAYMMEGRDIFDDESPKYLKFLDDNIDLD is encoded by the coding sequence ATGGACGATCAAACATTAGACAGAATAGACCAACTTAGCGAGGAAGGAAACATCCAATGTGATGAAGGCAACTATCAGGAAGCAATTCGGGTGTGGACCGAAGCGCTTGATCTAGTCCCTAGTCCACAAAATGTTCATGCGGAAAGCCTCTGGCTCGAAGCTTCCATTGGAGATGCCTTTTTCTTAATGGACGATTTTCGCAATGCACTCTCCCATTTTGAAAAGGCAAAACAGAACATTATCGAAAATGCCTATGAAAACCCTTTTATCATGCTGCGCTTAGGACAGTGCTATTTGGAAGACAATAATAGCGAGTCTGCCCAGGAATATCTTCTCCGCGCCTATATGATGGAAGGAAGAGACATTTTTGACGATGAATCACCTAAGTATCTTAAATTTTTAGATGACAATATCGATTTGGATTGA
- a CDS encoding IS4 family transposase, whose product MSHKNTEKNLVGQPIFKQILQFIPRNKFDLLVNKHQSDRYYKTFDSWTHLMTMLFGIFSRCDSMGEICDGMQGLAGKLNYLGMEKSPAKSTAGDGLRGRDNEFFKDVYFMLLEHFKSVLSVSRIDNVSFAKLFIFDSSTIRLFSDIMKGVGRNPKNEGKKKGGLKVHMMTDAHSDTPEFVKISEAKLHDKNFLQYLNLAAHSMIVFDRAYNHYLQFAHWTEQQVNFVCRLKKNAVYQVEEELFRQELQDGESGVLLEEHVHLIYKEDNKQKTLCLRKVNYRDDKGRIFEFITNNFEISREEVAFLYKLRWNIELLFKKLKQNFQLHYFYSETENGIKTQIWCTLIAQLLLQVLRVKSKSKKAFSTIAALIRIHLISHLEIFWMVQNSRRTYTKQKKRRKPPWIQTELF is encoded by the coding sequence ATGAGCCATAAAAATACAGAAAAGAATTTAGTCGGTCAGCCAATTTTCAAACAAATATTGCAATTTATCCCCCGCAACAAGTTTGATTTATTGGTTAACAAGCATCAATCAGACCGATATTATAAAACATTTGATTCGTGGACGCATTTGATGACGATGCTTTTCGGCATATTCAGCCGATGCGATTCTATGGGTGAAATATGCGATGGGATGCAAGGTTTGGCAGGGAAACTCAATTATTTGGGAATGGAAAAATCTCCCGCCAAGAGCACGGCAGGCGATGGGCTTCGGGGCAGGGACAATGAATTTTTCAAGGATGTCTATTTTATGTTATTGGAACATTTCAAGTCCGTTTTGTCGGTCAGCCGTATTGATAATGTTTCTTTTGCCAAGCTTTTTATCTTCGATTCCAGTACCATACGCTTGTTTTCAGACATTATGAAAGGAGTAGGCAGAAACCCCAAGAACGAAGGAAAGAAAAAAGGCGGACTGAAAGTACACATGATGACAGATGCCCACAGCGATACGCCTGAATTTGTGAAAATCAGCGAAGCTAAACTGCACGACAAAAATTTTCTTCAGTATTTGAATCTGGCAGCCCACAGCATGATTGTTTTTGACAGAGCTTACAATCATTACCTGCAATTTGCCCATTGGACGGAGCAACAAGTCAATTTTGTGTGCAGATTGAAGAAAAATGCGGTATATCAAGTAGAGGAAGAACTCTTCAGACAAGAGTTGCAAGACGGAGAATCCGGTGTTTTGCTGGAAGAGCACGTTCATCTCATTTACAAAGAAGACAATAAGCAAAAGACTTTATGCCTCAGAAAAGTAAACTACAGGGATGATAAAGGGCGGATTTTTGAGTTTATCACCAATAATTTTGAAATCAGCCGGGAAGAAGTCGCTTTTTTGTACAAACTTCGTTGGAACATTGAACTATTGTTCAAAAAACTCAAACAAAACTTCCAGTTACATTATTTTTATTCCGAAACAGAAAACGGCATCAAAACCCAAATTTGGTGTACCCTGATTGCACAGCTACTGTTGCAAGTTCTACGTGTAAAATCAAAGAGCAAAAAGGCATTTTCTACCATTGCGGCACTCATCAGGATTCATTTAATCAGCCATCTGGAAATATTTTGGATGGTACAGAACAGCAGGAGAACTTACACGAAACAGAAAAAACGAAGAAAACCACCTTGGATACAGACAGAATTGTTCTGA
- a CDS encoding sulfatase: MKLRIFLFAVLATFLHKNTFAQKKPNIIIIISDDHAYQAIGAYGSKYGKTPQIDRIAAQGALFKNAFVNNSICGPSRATLLTGKYSHKNGFKDNETSEFDFSQDLFVKQLQNVGYNTAWVGKIHLGDKLQGFNYYDILVGQGTYFNPDFISKEGRKRTEGYVSDIVTEKAIDWLDTVDAEKPFCLIIGHKATHRTWMPDPKDFGSYDAVKFTLPATFYDNYQSRPAAALQEMSIDKDMKMGYDLKMFNSLEDMMADGNFKRMNQTQKDSYIAYYRPIYEQLKQGNLTGKQLAEWKFRRYMIDYLNTAQSMDRNIGKVLDYLDRKSLAENTIVIYLSDQGFYMGEHGWFDKRWMYEESFRTPMTMRYPALLHPNSTINAKIVNADIAPTLLELAAIQKPKDMQGESFVHVLKNNSEEHRKDLFYHYFENGEHAVSPHFGVRDDRYKLIRYYKRIENWELFDLQKDPNELHNVYKDPTYRSVVKRMKKKLLTQMRQFDDKEAEAIYKINIDQ; this comes from the coding sequence ATGAAACTCAGGATCTTTTTATTTGCTGTACTCGCAACATTTCTGCATAAAAATACATTTGCACAAAAAAAGCCTAATATCATTATCATTATTTCCGATGATCATGCCTATCAGGCAATAGGCGCCTATGGTTCGAAATACGGAAAAACACCACAGATAGATCGCATCGCTGCTCAGGGTGCTCTATTTAAAAATGCGTTTGTAAACAATTCCATCTGCGGACCATCCCGGGCTACATTATTGACGGGCAAGTACAGCCATAAAAATGGATTCAAAGACAATGAAACTTCTGAATTCGACTTTAGCCAAGATCTTTTTGTGAAACAGCTCCAAAACGTAGGTTACAATACCGCTTGGGTGGGTAAAATTCACTTAGGAGACAAACTGCAAGGTTTCAACTATTATGACATTCTTGTTGGGCAGGGAACCTATTTTAATCCAGATTTTATCAGCAAAGAGGGCCGCAAACGCACTGAAGGGTATGTATCCGATATCGTAACCGAAAAAGCAATTGATTGGTTAGATACCGTAGATGCTGAGAAGCCCTTTTGTCTAATCATCGGTCACAAAGCTACACACCGTACCTGGATGCCGGATCCAAAGGACTTTGGGAGCTATGATGCTGTAAAATTCACCTTACCGGCTACTTTCTACGACAATTACCAAAGTAGGCCGGCAGCTGCATTGCAGGAAATGTCCATTGACAAGGACATGAAAATGGGCTACGATCTCAAAATGTTCAATTCGTTGGAAGACATGATGGCCGACGGTAACTTCAAGCGGATGAACCAAACTCAAAAGGACAGCTATATCGCCTATTACCGTCCTATTTATGAACAATTGAAACAGGGTAATTTGACAGGAAAACAGCTCGCTGAATGGAAATTTAGACGATATATGATTGATTATCTCAATACTGCCCAATCCATGGACCGCAACATCGGGAAAGTATTGGATTATTTAGATCGAAAATCCCTCGCTGAAAATACAATTGTAATCTATCTTTCAGACCAAGGTTTTTATATGGGTGAACATGGCTGGTTCGATAAACGTTGGATGTATGAGGAGTCTTTTCGTACACCAATGACCATGCGGTACCCAGCCCTGTTACACCCAAACTCAACTATAAATGCTAAAATTGTCAACGCTGATATCGCTCCCACGCTATTGGAATTAGCTGCTATCCAAAAACCGAAAGATATGCAAGGTGAATCTTTTGTTCATGTTCTGAAAAATAACAGCGAGGAACATCGGAAAGATCTGTTCTATCATTATTTTGAAAATGGCGAACATGCCGTGAGCCCCCACTTTGGTGTTCGTGATGATCGGTATAAATTGATCCGCTATTATAAACGGATCGAAAATTGGGAACTCTTTGACCTTCAAAAGGATCCCAATGAACTCCATAATGTCTACAAGGATCCTACCTATCGAAGCGTCGTCAAACGGATGAAAAAGAAACTTCTCACGCAAATGCGCCAATTTGATGACAAAGAAGCAGAAGCAATTTACAAAATCAACATCGACCAATAA
- a CDS encoding SusC/RagA family TonB-linked outer membrane protein: MAKNNINFVVMAALCLSTGALYAQTTIKGKVVDNNNNPIQGATVTETSSKKQVQTDANGLFEFPSTGSSLNISIQYIGFETRTVQTNPTGFTTVQLLPTTSQLNEVVVTALGISREKKSLGYAVQEVKSVELQTRPTNALSALSGKVAGLQVTTSGGNMGGSSHVLLRGINSIAGNNQPLYVIDGTPIDNTDLNSSSTINGSAGKDVGNMIQDINPDDIDNISVLKGPSAAALYGSRAANGVILITTKRASKGEKIDISLNTGVDFENIVRLPKRQHLYGQGYSTSFQTQNINGTDYKIVDYAADESWGPKLDGTPVLQWYNLNPEDEANYLNPSPWIYPKNDVSYFFRTGVSNTNNFAIAGNSGNTNYRFSYTNKNVTGTTPNSSLGRNTFNFSGGTQLGKLKINSNFNYIRNASVGRPWTGASNRNIILEAFQWGAVQVDYKILENYKREDGTPLAWNRTGWQNTPAAEATRFIDNPYWSAYESYMEDNRDRFYGNIGLQYDLNNWLTLGAKVHGDIYSFQSQDRIAVYSRSTSQYEEANNKLNEYNYEFLATAKKNWDKFSLIGNVGANLRDQQRKQDYAITQGGLIIPNYYNLKNANAVKIDNFRYHRRIASIYGSFSLGYNDFLYLDGTIRNDWSSTLPTNNNSFIYPSLTGSFVFSQLEAFKKLDWLSFGKIRLGWAQVGNDTDPYQLYKVYEPEQSFDGQASYGLPSTKPNANLKPEITSSWETGVNLQLFKNRLGFDVTYYNNNSRNQILPVPVSSSFGYAGKVFNAGKINNKGIEVVLNGTPIKHENFTWDATINWAKNKNKVIKLDDQVNTLSLSNSLVELVAREGESYGQFLGYDFVYAPDGQRVVQADGTYMKTSQLVPLGSVLPDFTFGIQNSFRYKNFSLGFLVSGRVGGKFFSQTYKVGMYSGILDKTAANNIRETGVVLDGVKGDVAFHSDGSYDVSNIQQNTTNITAQQWARNEYNGPTTFSIFDATYVKLREVMLGYNFKLTNPKIIKNIGVNVYGRNLWNIYTKSKYIDPEFTSSGGNVQGIEGGNIPLPVTYGFNVNLKF, translated from the coding sequence ATGGCAAAAAATAACATAAATTTTGTCGTAATGGCCGCGCTTTGTCTTAGTACTGGTGCGCTATACGCACAAACCACTATAAAAGGAAAAGTAGTCGACAACAACAACAATCCTATCCAAGGGGCTACAGTTACCGAAACAAGCAGTAAAAAGCAGGTTCAAACAGATGCAAATGGATTATTTGAGTTCCCTTCGACCGGAAGCTCACTCAACATCAGCATTCAATACATTGGCTTTGAAACTAGGACTGTTCAAACCAATCCTACAGGTTTCACGACTGTTCAACTTCTGCCAACGACTTCACAGCTAAATGAAGTCGTTGTGACAGCCTTAGGTATTTCCCGCGAAAAAAAATCATTGGGTTACGCCGTACAGGAAGTTAAATCTGTTGAACTTCAGACGCGTCCCACCAATGCCCTCAGTGCCTTGTCTGGAAAAGTTGCAGGACTTCAAGTAACGACCTCAGGTGGAAATATGGGTGGATCTTCCCATGTTTTACTGAGAGGTATTAACTCAATCGCGGGGAACAATCAACCTCTATATGTTATTGATGGTACCCCAATTGATAATACCGATCTAAACTCTTCTTCTACTATCAACGGAAGTGCCGGTAAAGACGTTGGTAACATGATACAAGATATCAACCCAGACGACATTGATAATATTTCGGTATTAAAGGGGCCTTCTGCTGCTGCACTTTATGGTTCTAGGGCAGCCAATGGAGTTATATTGATTACCACCAAACGTGCATCAAAAGGTGAAAAAATAGATATTTCCTTAAATACTGGGGTTGATTTTGAAAATATCGTTCGATTACCCAAAAGACAACATCTCTATGGTCAAGGGTATTCTACAAGCTTTCAAACCCAAAACATCAACGGAACAGACTACAAAATAGTCGATTACGCCGCAGACGAAAGCTGGGGACCAAAACTGGACGGCACACCTGTGCTTCAATGGTATAATCTAAACCCTGAAGATGAGGCTAACTATTTAAATCCTTCTCCGTGGATTTATCCTAAAAATGATGTTAGTTATTTCTTTCGGACAGGTGTATCCAACACCAACAATTTTGCCATAGCAGGAAATAGCGGAAATACAAATTATCGCTTTTCCTACACTAATAAAAATGTAACGGGAACAACACCTAACTCCAGTTTGGGACGTAATACGTTTAACTTCTCAGGAGGTACACAATTAGGTAAACTGAAGATTAATTCGAATTTCAACTATATCCGTAATGCATCAGTAGGCCGTCCATGGACAGGTGCTTCCAATAGAAATATTATCCTGGAAGCATTCCAATGGGGAGCTGTACAAGTCGATTACAAAATACTGGAAAACTACAAACGTGAAGACGGAACCCCGTTAGCCTGGAACCGAACGGGATGGCAAAATACGCCTGCCGCCGAGGCGACCCGCTTTATTGATAATCCCTATTGGTCAGCCTATGAGTCGTACATGGAGGACAATAGAGATCGTTTCTACGGTAATATTGGTTTACAATATGACTTAAACAATTGGCTAACTTTAGGAGCTAAAGTACATGGAGATATTTATTCATTCCAATCCCAAGATCGAATTGCGGTATACTCACGAAGCACTTCTCAATACGAAGAAGCGAACAATAAGTTAAATGAATACAACTACGAATTTTTGGCTACCGCCAAGAAAAATTGGGATAAATTCTCCCTTATAGGAAACGTAGGCGCCAATCTCCGTGACCAGCAGCGGAAGCAAGACTACGCGATTACACAGGGTGGTTTGATTATTCCTAATTACTATAACCTGAAAAATGCCAATGCAGTTAAAATTGACAACTTCCGATACCATAGACGCATTGCATCAATCTATGGTAGCTTTTCTTTGGGATACAACGATTTTCTATACTTAGATGGAACAATACGTAATGACTGGTCATCTACATTGCCGACCAACAACAATTCATTTATATATCCATCCCTGACAGGTAGTTTTGTTTTTAGCCAATTGGAAGCCTTTAAAAAATTGGATTGGCTTAGTTTTGGTAAAATCCGCTTGGGATGGGCTCAAGTCGGAAATGACACAGATCCTTATCAATTGTATAAAGTCTACGAACCCGAACAATCCTTTGATGGACAAGCATCCTATGGGCTTCCAAGCACTAAACCAAATGCTAATCTAAAACCTGAAATTACCAGCTCTTGGGAGACAGGCGTAAATCTACAATTATTCAAAAATCGACTAGGATTTGATGTAACCTATTACAACAACAATTCTAGGAATCAAATCTTACCAGTTCCTGTTTCATCATCATTCGGGTATGCCGGAAAAGTATTCAATGCTGGAAAAATTAATAATAAAGGAATTGAAGTCGTCTTAAATGGTACCCCTATCAAACACGAAAATTTTACTTGGGATGCGACAATCAACTGGGCTAAAAATAAAAACAAAGTCATTAAACTGGATGATCAGGTCAATACATTGAGCTTAAGCAATTCCTTGGTCGAGCTCGTTGCACGTGAAGGAGAATCTTATGGTCAATTTTTGGGTTACGACTTTGTCTATGCTCCGGATGGACAACGCGTTGTACAGGCAGATGGCACCTACATGAAAACATCACAGTTGGTTCCTTTAGGGTCAGTACTACCCGATTTTACCTTCGGTATCCAAAACAGTTTCCGTTACAAAAACTTTAGTCTAGGCTTTTTAGTCTCGGGTCGAGTGGGTGGAAAATTCTTCTCACAAACCTATAAAGTTGGTATGTATTCGGGTATTTTGGATAAGACAGCTGCAAATAATATTCGTGAAACAGGTGTCGTTCTCGATGGCGTTAAGGGAGATGTTGCATTCCATAGTGATGGTTCGTATGATGTGAGTAACATCCAGCAGAATACCACCAATATTACCGCACAACAATGGGCGCGCAATGAATATAATGGCCCAACAACATTTTCAATTTTCGATGCAACATATGTTAAGTTAAGGGAAGTTATGCTGGGATACAATTTCAAATTAACTAATCCCAAAATTATCAAAAACATTGGCGTGAATGTATACGGACGTAACCTTTGGAACATTTATACCAAGAGTAAATATATTGATCCAGAGTTTACATCCAGCGGTGGAAATGTGCAGGGTATCGAAGGTGGAAATATACCTCTTCCGGTTACTTATGGCTTTAACGTTAATCTTAAATTTTAG
- a CDS encoding SusD/RagB family nutrient-binding outer membrane lipoprotein, with protein MFYEGILLICVFIRLIVIIYKGSNTNWAKFANSLRLRVANRIKGKDAALATTHIADAIKKGIFTSNNDNAIFKYSKTSPNEAPLFRATVTANRKDFAISNVIVETLQGSRGPFKIADPRLSKFAKPTSSGNIYYGQPYGLPLAAGNLFPVDKISLPSDIINAADYGEVLMEYAEVAFILAENNNWDQSNYEKGVRASLEKWSVSSDEVATYLSKLPAANKENVLSQKYLALFNQSIESWSEIRRTGYPLFLIKKGDITWTGTVEGKPVTYTFTPEVGSTIPSRLVYPLKEQSTNKTNYQTALSRQGDDVISTKLWWNK; from the coding sequence ATGTTTTATGAAGGAATATTACTCATTTGTGTGTTTATCCGTTTGATAGTGATTATTTATAAAGGATCAAATACTAACTGGGCAAAATTCGCCAATTCGCTACGTCTACGTGTTGCGAATCGAATCAAAGGTAAAGATGCAGCTTTGGCAACGACACATATCGCCGATGCCATCAAAAAAGGTATATTCACCTCCAACAATGATAATGCGATATTTAAATACTCCAAAACATCACCAAATGAAGCACCATTGTTTAGAGCTACGGTAACTGCCAACAGAAAAGATTTTGCAATTTCTAATGTGATTGTTGAGACTTTACAGGGCAGCCGCGGTCCCTTTAAAATTGCCGATCCACGTCTGTCAAAATTTGCCAAACCGACAAGCTCAGGAAATATTTACTACGGCCAACCCTATGGTCTCCCCCTAGCAGCAGGCAATCTATTTCCTGTAGACAAAATATCATTGCCTAGTGACATTATCAACGCTGCAGATTATGGGGAAGTACTTATGGAATATGCGGAAGTAGCCTTTATTTTAGCGGAAAACAATAACTGGGATCAATCAAATTACGAAAAGGGTGTTCGGGCATCTCTTGAAAAATGGTCCGTGTCTTCTGATGAAGTAGCAACCTATTTGAGTAAACTTCCTGCTGCGAATAAGGAAAATGTGCTTTCTCAAAAGTACTTAGCACTTTTCAACCAAAGCATCGAATCTTGGTCCGAAATCAGAAGAACAGGGTATCCGTTATTCCTAATCAAAAAAGGTGATATTACATGGACCGGAACAGTAGAAGGCAAACCTGTCACATATACTTTCACTCCTGAGGTAGGCAGCACAATCCCAAGCCGTTTGGTGTATCCATTAAAAGAACAAAGTACCAATAAGACGAATTATCAAACTGCACTTTCACGACAAGGAGATGATGTAATCAGCACCAAATTATGGTGGAATAAATAA
- a CDS encoding SusD/RagB family nutrient-binding outer membrane lipoprotein — translation MKISNILHTSFIGLSLIATSCSKSTFSDINTDPNRPASVTTPTILVTAEKQLVSALRSEEVSLRGAQLFAQYFSQNIYTDQSRYQIPTSYSDNYWTATYKSLNNLNEIIKLNTNESTKAIASAGTAGTNTNQIAIARILKAYAFQSLTDVFGDIPYESYGNKDADFEALQQDPDNLTPKYASQEKIYKDILNELQQAADTLAKYPTATTFGTADIIYHY, via the coding sequence ATGAAAATATCAAACATACTACATACTTCATTCATTGGCCTATCGCTTATTGCTACTTCGTGCTCCAAATCCACATTTAGCGATATCAATACAGATCCAAATCGACCTGCTTCTGTCACAACGCCAACAATTCTAGTGACAGCCGAGAAACAGCTAGTCAGTGCATTACGAAGTGAAGAGGTAAGCCTACGTGGTGCTCAATTATTTGCTCAGTATTTCAGTCAGAACATCTATACAGACCAATCTCGTTATCAAATACCAACAAGCTATTCAGACAACTATTGGACTGCGACCTACAAATCACTTAACAATTTAAATGAAATTATTAAGCTAAATACCAATGAATCCACTAAAGCGATTGCATCGGCAGGAACAGCAGGTACAAATACCAATCAGATTGCGATAGCAAGAATACTCAAGGCTTACGCTTTTCAGTCGCTAACAGATGTTTTTGGTGATATCCCATATGAATCTTATGGCAATAAAGATGCAGATTTTGAAGCTCTGCAGCAGGACCCGGATAACCTGACGCCGAAATATGCTAGTCAAGAGAAAATATACAAAGATATTCTCAATGAATTACAGCAGGCAGCTGATACACTAGCAAAGTATCCAACAGCCACGACTTTCGGAACAGCTGATATTATTTATCACTACTAA